The Nesterenkonia xinjiangensis genome contains a region encoding:
- a CDS encoding histidine kinase, translating into MPSVAEEFESQGFWYARDLNKWLLVVVTLLFGIALGSDIILEMLEGKSFPVEIAVAGLLSVGCVVLLWVRVTWAAVVGLVMVAVSLFTEGLAYSLVLAVLLVGIGAMVTTKLFRRTLLAASLVWTGFLTNQLEEPINGLVLMAIMVLLIMGSYGLGSAFRKVTNARLQSRRELEEVEAAHRESVAAERKSIARDLHDIVAHDITIIAMQSRAAQMTGTEDSYRTAVEVIGESSRAALQDLRRMLNLLQEDGALDDIPSSSATELDIRTGAATFCQQLRGLGFTVTYELDGDVAALSRSVHAALYRILQECTTNVARYAGHGQTCWVLIWSGEEEAGLTVSNTVTSRGRAVSRWSSSGAGLIGIRDRAAAFGGTARAGFDRKGHWVVTVQGLKKD; encoded by the coding sequence GTGCCGAGTGTCGCAGAGGAGTTCGAATCACAGGGGTTCTGGTACGCCCGGGACCTGAACAAATGGCTTCTGGTGGTCGTCACCCTGCTGTTCGGCATCGCCCTGGGCTCGGACATCATCCTGGAGATGCTCGAGGGCAAGTCCTTTCCCGTGGAGATCGCGGTCGCGGGCCTGCTCAGCGTGGGCTGCGTGGTGCTGCTGTGGGTCCGGGTGACCTGGGCCGCCGTCGTCGGGCTGGTGATGGTGGCAGTCAGCCTGTTCACCGAAGGGCTGGCCTACTCGCTGGTGCTGGCGGTGCTGCTCGTCGGCATCGGAGCGATGGTCACCACGAAGCTGTTCCGCCGCACCCTGCTGGCGGCGAGCCTGGTGTGGACGGGGTTCCTGACCAATCAGCTCGAGGAGCCCATCAACGGGCTGGTGCTCATGGCCATCATGGTGCTGCTGATCATGGGCTCCTACGGGCTCGGCTCCGCGTTCCGTAAGGTCACCAACGCCCGCCTGCAGTCCCGGCGCGAGCTCGAGGAGGTCGAAGCCGCGCATCGTGAGTCGGTGGCGGCCGAGCGCAAGTCCATCGCCCGGGACCTGCATGACATCGTCGCCCACGACATCACCATCATCGCCATGCAGTCCCGTGCGGCGCAGATGACCGGCACCGAGGACTCCTATCGCACCGCGGTGGAGGTCATCGGGGAGTCCTCCCGCGCCGCGCTGCAGGACCTGCGTCGCATGCTCAATCTGCTCCAGGAGGACGGCGCCCTCGACGACATCCCCTCGTCCTCGGCCACGGAGCTGGACATCCGCACCGGAGCTGCGACGTTCTGTCAGCAGCTGCGCGGACTCGGGTTCACCGTCACCTACGAGCTCGACGGAGACGTCGCGGCCCTCTCCCGCTCCGTACACGCGGCCCTGTACCGGATCCTCCAGGAGTGCACCACCAATGTGGCCCGCTATGCCGGGCACGGGCAGACCTGCTGGGTCCTGATCTGGTCGGGGGAGGAGGAGGCCGGGCTGACGGTGAGCAACACGGTGACCTCCCGTGGCAGGGCGGTGTCTCGCTGGTCCAGCTCAGGAGCGGGACTGATCGGCATCCGGGACCGCGCGGCGGCCTTCGGCGGCACCGCCCGCGCCGGCTTCGACCGCAAGGGTCACTGGGTGGTCACGGTCCAGGGCCTGAAGAAGGACTGA
- a CDS encoding pyridoxal phosphate-dependent decarboxylase family protein yields MTASHDVLPDQLPFLRGESSAAYDALMADVSSRIAQRLASSEAPSTNTPQRELAERAAHLDLDGPGIGGQALLEELDELFLAEAVWYHHPAYLSHLNCPVDLNAVAAESVLAAVNTSVDTYDQSRIGTFIERRIVSWMTDRIGFARGDGVFTSGGTQSNLQALFLAREAALTGTSGPSRSVRQQQLVILTSPQSHFSIAKAALILGLRDDAVITVATDQAGRMDPAALRRALQDVAGDGRVPMAVAATAGTTDRGVIDPLEQLAEICRGQRVWLHVDAAYGCGLLASARHRHRLAGIEAARSVTLDFHKAWFQPVSSSALVVRDAADLGRGAWHADYLNPADGGEPNQVDKSLQTTRRFDALKLYATLRGAGPDAVGRAWDALLELTGEVRRHVEDHPELDLLATSDLTTVLFRWQPPGVSEQDADALVSLARQVLQESGRVMVARTVLDSRPCMKLTLLDPETTVEQVAESLEEVCACARILHRHRAGAPASLAEEVAS; encoded by the coding sequence ATGACAGCTTCACACGATGTCCTTCCTGATCAGCTTCCCTTCCTGCGCGGCGAGTCCAGCGCCGCCTACGACGCCCTGATGGCTGATGTCAGCTCACGGATCGCCCAGCGACTGGCCTCGTCCGAGGCGCCGTCCACCAACACTCCACAGCGCGAGTTGGCCGAACGCGCCGCACATCTCGACCTGGACGGCCCCGGCATCGGGGGTCAGGCCCTGCTGGAAGAGCTCGACGAGCTCTTCCTCGCCGAGGCGGTCTGGTACCACCACCCCGCCTACCTGTCTCACCTGAACTGCCCGGTGGACCTGAACGCCGTGGCCGCCGAGAGTGTCCTGGCGGCGGTCAACACCTCCGTGGACACCTACGACCAGTCGCGCATCGGCACGTTCATCGAGCGGCGGATCGTCAGTTGGATGACCGACCGCATCGGGTTCGCCCGCGGCGACGGGGTCTTCACCTCCGGCGGCACCCAGTCCAACCTGCAGGCCCTCTTCCTGGCCCGCGAGGCCGCGCTGACCGGCACGTCGGGACCCTCCCGCTCGGTGCGGCAGCAGCAGCTCGTCATCCTCACCAGTCCGCAGAGTCATTTCAGCATCGCCAAGGCGGCACTGATCCTGGGCCTGCGCGACGACGCCGTGATCACCGTGGCCACCGACCAGGCGGGCCGCATGGACCCGGCCGCGCTCCGCCGCGCGCTCCAGGATGTCGCCGGGGACGGCCGGGTGCCCATGGCTGTGGCCGCCACCGCGGGCACCACAGATCGGGGGGTCATCGACCCGCTGGAGCAGTTGGCCGAGATCTGCCGCGGGCAACGGGTCTGGCTCCACGTGGACGCCGCCTATGGCTGCGGGCTGCTCGCCTCTGCCCGGCACCGCCACAGGCTGGCCGGCATCGAGGCGGCACGCAGCGTGACCCTGGACTTCCACAAGGCCTGGTTCCAGCCCGTCTCCTCCTCCGCCCTGGTGGTCCGCGACGCCGCCGACCTGGGCCGTGGGGCCTGGCACGCCGACTATCTGAACCCCGCAGACGGTGGGGAGCCCAACCAGGTGGACAAGTCACTGCAGACCACCCGGCGCTTCGACGCGCTGAAGCTCTACGCGACGCTCCGGGGTGCTGGGCCCGACGCCGTCGGGCGCGCCTGGGATGCCCTGCTGGAGCTCACCGGGGAGGTGCGCCGCCACGTGGAGGACCACCCGGAGCTGGACCTGCTCGCCACCAGCGATCTCACCACGGTGCTGTTCCGCTGGCAGCCGCCGGGAGTGAGCGAGCAGGACGCCGACGCTCTCGTCTCTCTGGCGCGCCAGGTGCTCCAGGAGTCCGGGCGCGTGATGGTCGCCAGAACAGTCCTCGACTCACGGCCGTGCATGAAGCTCACGCTGCTGGACCCCGAGACGACCGTGGAGCAGGTCGCCGAGAGCCTTGAGGAGGTCTGCGCCTGTGCCCGCATCCTCCATCGGCACCGAGCCGGAGCGCCGGCCAGCCTCGCCGAGGAGGTGGCATCGTGA
- a CDS encoding dihydrofolate reductase family protein, with protein sequence MLTISMGTSVDGFIADRTGAFDWTMPDDEQFRFHLDTVRELGACLCGRRLYETMLPWESDPAMRHGELFSAFADAWVALPKIVFSRTLDRVEGNARLADRPLTEEIPAVLDSTEKDVEIGGATLAGQAVEAGLVDQFQIFRYPIIVGGGTPLLPPVPEAVPLELMESRVFGNRVVYERYRRTQG encoded by the coding sequence ATGCTGACGATCTCTATGGGCACTTCAGTGGACGGCTTCATCGCCGACCGTACCGGGGCGTTCGACTGGACGATGCCGGATGACGAGCAGTTCCGCTTCCACCTGGACACTGTGCGCGAGCTCGGCGCCTGCCTGTGCGGCCGGCGCCTCTACGAGACGATGCTTCCCTGGGAGAGCGACCCGGCGATGCGGCACGGCGAGCTCTTCAGCGCCTTCGCAGACGCGTGGGTAGCCCTGCCGAAGATCGTCTTCAGCCGCACCCTGGACCGGGTCGAGGGCAATGCCCGGCTGGCTGATCGCCCGCTGACGGAAGAGATCCCCGCGGTGCTCGACTCCACGGAGAAGGACGTGGAGATCGGCGGCGCCACTCTGGCGGGTCAGGCCGTCGAGGCCGGGCTGGTCGATCAGTTCCAGATCTTCCGATACCCGATCATCGTCGGCGGCGGGACCCCGCTGTTGCCACCGGTGCCGGAGGCCGTGCCACTGGAGCTCATGGAGAGCCGCGTCTTCGGCAATCGCGTGGTCTATGAGCGATACCGCCGGACTCAGGGCTGA
- a CDS encoding acyl-CoA dehydrogenase family protein, whose amino-acid sequence MRDEIDPDYDVTTPLDLDYYGVFADVPDADRAWWTRARDFSAELEERMTGHWEKGEYPVDLVRRAGAQGLLTDGVEVDGLEANLHTLSPLAAGLVNMETSRTDGSLGTALAVQGGLALRTLAMFGSPEQKEQHLADLATARTLGSFALTEPTHGSDSVSLETTAQLVGDESSGHYVLNGAKKWIGNGASGGITFTWARVAGGSHDGQVRCFLVDQETRGYRAEVIEGKASLRAIHQAVIEYRDVELPANAVLPGSHTFKDTSKVLFATRLGVAWSAVGHAAAVVEAALSYSTQRHQFSKPLAGFQQVQERLTWMTSELTSMQLHVRKVTELDAAGRLSGPQASMAKYHNTRKARAIAQVARDMLGGNGILLKNKVARHMADIEAIHTYEGTESVQSLIIGRDLTGVSAFA is encoded by the coding sequence ATGCGAGACGAGATCGACCCGGACTACGACGTCACCACACCGCTGGATCTGGACTACTACGGCGTCTTCGCTGACGTCCCCGACGCGGACCGCGCGTGGTGGACCCGGGCACGGGACTTCTCCGCCGAGCTGGAGGAACGCATGACCGGGCACTGGGAGAAGGGCGAGTATCCGGTGGACCTGGTCCGCCGAGCCGGAGCCCAGGGTCTGCTGACCGACGGCGTCGAGGTCGACGGCCTGGAGGCGAACCTCCACACCCTCTCCCCCTTGGCCGCCGGACTGGTCAACATGGAGACCTCCCGCACCGACGGGTCTCTGGGCACTGCGCTGGCGGTCCAGGGCGGCCTCGCACTGCGCACCCTGGCGATGTTCGGCTCGCCGGAACAGAAGGAGCAGCACCTGGCAGACCTGGCCACCGCTCGCACGTTGGGGTCCTTCGCGCTGACCGAGCCGACCCACGGCTCAGACTCGGTGTCCCTGGAGACCACCGCCCAGCTGGTCGGTGACGAGTCCAGCGGCCACTACGTGCTCAACGGGGCCAAGAAGTGGATCGGCAATGGAGCCTCCGGCGGCATCACCTTCACCTGGGCGCGGGTCGCCGGGGGCTCGCATGACGGCCAGGTCAGATGCTTCCTGGTGGACCAGGAGACTCGCGGCTACCGTGCCGAAGTGATCGAGGGCAAGGCCTCCCTGCGCGCCATCCATCAGGCCGTCATCGAGTACCGGGACGTGGAGCTGCCCGCAAACGCGGTGCTGCCCGGCTCGCACACCTTCAAGGACACCTCCAAAGTGCTCTTCGCGACTCGCCTGGGTGTGGCCTGGTCGGCCGTCGGGCACGCGGCCGCCGTCGTCGAGGCTGCGCTGAGCTACTCCACGCAGCGTCATCAGTTCAGCAAGCCGCTGGCCGGCTTCCAGCAGGTCCAGGAGCGGCTGACCTGGATGACCTCTGAGCTGACGTCCATGCAGCTCCACGTGCGGAAGGTGACCGAGCTCGACGCCGCGGGCCGACTCTCCGGCCCGCAGGCTTCGATGGCCAAGTACCACAACACCCGCAAGGCCCGGGCGATCGCTCAGGTGGCACGCGACATGCTCGGCGGCAACGGGATCCTGCTGAAGAACAAGGTGGCCCGGCACATGGCCGACATCGAGGCGATCCACACCTATGAGGGCACCGAGTCCGTGCAGAGCCTGATCATCGGCCGTGACCTGACGGGGGTGTCCGCCTTCGCCTGA
- a CDS encoding GNAT family N-acetyltransferase has product MTLTTQTTTDTQTTTDAAQITAEGSAGPTGRDAWLRFRPADPALDAEYVHRWLTDPGAHHWQMGHLSLEQVRDYLEGIAADDAQDAWLGEESLDAVPGEEPGPADPTRRPLVYVETYDPARIVLADVHHVEPGDRGMHLLTAPAPADRTRRRHGLTSAVMRAVVAHCRALGAHRIVVEPDVENHAVRRKNREVGFEELRAVELPDKRAMLSVLGPRTRPEPNVELDETLRPDSEAPHLRPEHMVQAQRHLVAKALAEFSHEKLITPVPDESRAQAASHQSAIPDGDTGGIRAWRLEIPGASVHRFRARRLRLDHWVIEEESILRHDPVEGHQLPLDAQELVVELQDRLGIPDALLGTYLEEVSSTLSSAAYKHQRGGPSAAQLARGRRDLDAAADFQQTEAAMTEGHPCFVATNGRIGFSLDDLRAYAPESGGRFRYLWLAARRAHARLELSAGRSEAQHWEDELGTEALSRLHARLDALGLDPTEYALLPVHPWQFQHRIAVSFAPDIARRDLVVLGEGPGAWQPQQSIRTAFDVEHPGRSYIKTALSIQNMGFLRGLSPAYMRATPAINDWVATEVRTDARLAALGFDVLREHASIGYTGDAYHRASSSSDQQKMLAALWRESPFARLGEQRGQPMGQDDRAGSGERLMTMAALLHRDARGASVAAALIGGSGLEAHRWLAEYLRAYLLPIIHCLEVHELAFMPHGENIILRLRDARVTGVFMKDIGEEAAVIGPRDLDAEISRMRHVIDDDEAAQLIFTDVFGGVLRHLAGILHTDGVLDESTFWATVGAVVAEQEEAGEAEDVRRRRRLDLRVRRYAQSCLNRLQLRNTRQMVDLSDASGSLIYSGELENPIGR; this is encoded by the coding sequence ATGACACTGACCACCCAGACCACCACTGACACCCAGACCACCACGGACGCCGCACAGATCACTGCTGAAGGATCCGCCGGGCCGACCGGCAGAGACGCCTGGCTGCGATTCCGTCCCGCCGACCCCGCGCTCGACGCCGAGTACGTCCACCGCTGGCTGACCGACCCCGGCGCCCATCACTGGCAGATGGGGCACCTGAGCCTCGAGCAGGTCCGGGACTACCTGGAGGGGATCGCCGCCGACGACGCCCAGGACGCATGGCTGGGGGAGGAGAGCCTCGACGCCGTCCCCGGGGAGGAGCCCGGTCCCGCCGATCCGACGAGGCGGCCGCTGGTGTACGTGGAGACCTACGATCCCGCGCGTATCGTGCTCGCCGACGTCCATCACGTCGAGCCCGGGGACCGAGGCATGCATCTGCTCACCGCCCCCGCCCCGGCCGACCGCACCCGGCGTCGTCACGGACTGACCAGTGCCGTGATGCGTGCCGTGGTCGCCCACTGCCGGGCACTGGGGGCGCACCGGATCGTCGTCGAGCCGGACGTGGAGAACCACGCGGTGCGCCGGAAAAACCGCGAGGTCGGCTTCGAGGAGCTGCGTGCCGTCGAGCTGCCGGACAAGCGCGCCATGCTCAGCGTCCTGGGCCCGAGGACCCGCCCGGAGCCGAACGTCGAGCTGGACGAGACCCTGCGCCCGGACTCGGAGGCTCCGCATCTGCGCCCGGAGCATATGGTGCAGGCGCAGCGACATCTGGTGGCCAAGGCGTTGGCCGAGTTCAGCCACGAGAAGCTCATCACCCCGGTCCCGGACGAGTCCCGGGCCCAGGCGGCCTCTCATCAGTCGGCCATCCCTGATGGCGACACCGGGGGGATCCGCGCCTGGCGCCTGGAGATCCCCGGCGCCAGCGTGCATCGCTTCCGTGCCCGCCGCCTGCGTCTGGACCACTGGGTGATCGAGGAGGAGAGCATCCTGCGCCACGATCCCGTCGAGGGACACCAGCTCCCGCTGGACGCTCAGGAGCTCGTGGTCGAGCTCCAGGACCGCCTCGGCATTCCTGATGCGCTGCTGGGCACCTACCTGGAGGAGGTCTCCTCCACTCTCTCCAGCGCGGCCTATAAGCACCAGCGCGGCGGTCCCTCGGCCGCTCAGCTGGCCCGCGGCAGAAGAGACCTCGACGCGGCCGCAGACTTCCAGCAGACCGAAGCCGCCATGACCGAGGGGCATCCCTGCTTCGTGGCCACCAACGGGCGCATCGGCTTCAGCCTGGATGACCTGCGCGCCTACGCTCCGGAGTCGGGAGGGCGATTCCGCTACCTGTGGCTGGCCGCGCGCCGGGCCCATGCCCGCCTGGAGCTGAGCGCCGGTCGCAGCGAGGCGCAGCACTGGGAGGACGAGCTCGGCACCGAGGCCCTGAGCCGCCTGCATGCCCGCCTGGACGCGCTGGGCCTGGACCCGACGGAGTACGCGCTCCTGCCGGTCCATCCCTGGCAGTTCCAGCACCGGATCGCGGTGAGCTTCGCCCCGGACATCGCCCGACGGGACCTGGTGGTGCTGGGGGAGGGCCCCGGGGCGTGGCAGCCTCAGCAGTCCATCCGCACGGCCTTCGACGTCGAGCACCCCGGCCGCTCCTACATCAAGACGGCATTGTCCATCCAGAACATGGGCTTCCTGCGTGGCCTCTCTCCGGCCTACATGCGGGCCACGCCGGCGATCAATGACTGGGTCGCCACCGAGGTCCGCACGGACGCCCGACTGGCGGCCCTGGGCTTCGACGTGCTGCGCGAGCACGCCTCCATCGGCTACACCGGGGACGCCTACCACCGAGCCTCCAGCTCCTCGGACCAGCAGAAGATGCTGGCCGCCCTGTGGCGCGAGAGCCCCTTCGCCCGGCTGGGCGAACAGCGGGGGCAGCCGATGGGCCAGGACGACCGGGCGGGTTCCGGGGAGCGGCTGATGACCATGGCCGCGCTGCTCCATCGTGACGCCCGCGGCGCCTCCGTGGCCGCGGCGCTCATCGGCGGCTCCGGACTGGAGGCGCACCGCTGGCTGGCGGAGTATCTGCGCGCCTACCTGCTGCCGATCATCCACTGCCTGGAGGTCCACGAGCTGGCGTTCATGCCGCATGGGGAGAACATCATCCTGCGGCTGCGCGATGCGCGTGTGACCGGTGTCTTCATGAAGGACATCGGGGAGGAGGCCGCCGTCATCGGGCCTCGCGACCTTGATGCGGAGATCTCCAGGATGCGTCATGTGATCGACGACGACGAAGCCGCCCAGCTGATCTTCACCGACGTCTTCGGCGGGGTGCTGCGCCATCTGGCGGGGATCCTGCACACCGACGGCGTGCTGGACGAGTCCACCTTCTGGGCCACCGTCGGTGCGGTCGTGGCCGAGCAGGAGGAGGCGGGGGAGGCCGAGGACGTGCGCCGCCGTCGTCGGCTGGACCTGCGGGTGCGGCGCTACGCGCAGTCCTGTCTGAACCGGCTGCAGCTGCGCAACACCCGCCAGATGGTGGACCTGTCCGACGCCTCGGGCTCGCTCATCTACTCCGGCGAGCTGGAGAACCCGATCGGCCGGTGA
- a CDS encoding response regulator transcription factor, protein MTCASAVNDAVGEIRVLIADDHPMMSTALRTYVDSTAGMSCIGEVRDGKAAVEMVGQLLPDVVVMDMHMPGTDGIQATAQIRRMFDSVSVLAVTTFSTERYVIPALRAGAGGYIVKDAEPEQIIDAIRQVHVGMAPFSPSVAHELMLSVRDDPAQVKSMLRRYPELPRIPERELQGLKLLASGRSNAEIAAQMVVSEATVKAYMGRLMQRLGVRDRVQLIIRATELGLVEPALD, encoded by the coding sequence ATGACCTGCGCGAGTGCTGTGAATGACGCCGTCGGTGAGATCCGGGTGCTCATCGCCGATGACCATCCGATGATGTCCACGGCCCTGCGCACCTACGTGGACTCCACCGCGGGCATGAGCTGCATCGGCGAGGTCCGCGATGGCAAGGCCGCAGTGGAGATGGTCGGGCAGCTGCTGCCCGATGTGGTCGTGATGGACATGCACATGCCGGGCACCGACGGCATCCAGGCCACCGCGCAGATCCGCCGGATGTTCGACTCGGTCTCGGTGCTGGCGGTGACGACGTTCTCCACGGAGCGCTATGTGATCCCCGCGCTGCGCGCCGGGGCGGGCGGCTACATCGTCAAGGACGCCGAACCTGAGCAGATCATCGACGCCATCCGGCAGGTGCACGTCGGCATGGCGCCCTTCTCCCCCTCTGTGGCCCATGAGCTGATGCTCTCGGTGAGGGACGACCCCGCCCAGGTGAAGTCCATGCTGCGCCGCTACCCGGAACTGCCACGGATCCCGGAGCGGGAGCTGCAGGGGCTGAAGCTGCTGGCCAGCGGGCGTTCCAATGCAGAGATCGCCGCCCAGATGGTGGTCTCGGAGGCCACGGTGAAGGCCTACATGGGGCGGCTCATGCAGCGCCTCGGGGTGCGGGACCGGGTGCAGCTGATCATCCGCGCCACGGAGCTCGGCCTGGTCGAGCCCGCTCTGGACTGA
- a CDS encoding lysine N(6)-hydroxylase/L-ornithine N(5)-oxygenase family protein: MSTARPTPGSTASETVHDVVGVGIGPFNLGMACLAHPLDDVDAVFLDARDGFTWHHGMMLPEATIQVPFLADLVTMADPTSEFSFLNWLKETGRLYPFYIREDFHPLRSEYDAYCRWAAEQLPTLRWGRQVESVEHDAVSDTFVVTAVTAEGVEVHRGRNVVMGIGTAPQVPALLREDVADSPQATHSADYLHRREEILSSGSATVVGSGQSAAEIFLDLLEAHRDHGLRLDWITRSPRFFSMEDTRLTLEMTSPEYTDHFHGLPEQTRDRLTREQRGLYKGISTATIDRIHDALYRLSAHQPLDVGMLTDTEVTAAPWDAASGTHRLRLQHRQLGEQAEHRTEHLILATGYEPREPAFLAPVEHLIHRDSAGRLAVGRDYRIDTLGGRIFVQNAEEHTHGLTAPDLGMGAWRNASILASLTGEEIYPLERRIAFQQFGLPTTAEVPR; encoded by the coding sequence GTGAGCACCGCACGCCCCACGCCCGGGAGCACGGCGTCCGAGACTGTGCATGACGTCGTGGGGGTCGGGATCGGCCCCTTCAATCTGGGAATGGCCTGCCTGGCCCACCCGCTGGACGACGTCGACGCCGTCTTCCTCGATGCCCGGGACGGCTTCACCTGGCATCACGGGATGATGCTGCCGGAGGCCACGATCCAGGTGCCATTCCTGGCGGATCTGGTGACTATGGCTGATCCCACCTCCGAGTTCTCCTTCCTGAACTGGCTCAAGGAGACGGGACGTCTCTATCCCTTCTACATCCGGGAGGACTTCCACCCGCTGCGCAGCGAGTACGACGCCTACTGCCGCTGGGCCGCCGAGCAGCTGCCCACACTGCGCTGGGGGCGTCAGGTGGAGTCGGTGGAGCACGACGCCGTCAGCGACACCTTCGTGGTCACCGCAGTCACCGCCGAGGGGGTCGAGGTCCACCGGGGCCGAAACGTGGTGATGGGCATCGGCACCGCCCCTCAGGTGCCGGCGCTCCTGCGTGAGGATGTCGCCGACTCGCCACAGGCCACGCACTCCGCTGACTATCTGCACCGTCGCGAGGAGATCCTGTCCTCCGGCTCGGCCACCGTGGTCGGCAGCGGCCAGTCCGCGGCGGAGATCTTCCTGGACCTGCTCGAGGCCCACCGCGACCACGGACTGCGCCTGGACTGGATCACCCGGTCACCCCGGTTCTTCTCCATGGAGGACACCCGGCTGACCCTGGAGATGACCTCCCCTGAGTACACCGACCATTTCCACGGGCTTCCCGAGCAGACGCGGGACCGACTCACCCGGGAGCAGCGTGGCCTCTACAAGGGAATCAGCACCGCCACCATCGACCGCATCCATGACGCCCTCTACCGGCTGAGCGCCCACCAGCCGCTCGACGTCGGGATGCTCACCGACACGGAGGTCACGGCAGCGCCCTGGGACGCCGCCTCCGGGACCCACCGGCTGCGGCTGCAGCACCGGCAGCTGGGGGAGCAGGCCGAACACCGGACCGAACACCTGATCCTGGCCACCGGCTACGAGCCCCGAGAGCCGGCCTTCCTGGCTCCGGTGGAGCATCTGATCCACCGCGACTCGGCAGGACGGCTGGCCGTCGGGCGGGACTACCGCATCGACACCCTGGGCGGACGGATCTTCGTGCAGAACGCCGAAGAGCACACCCACGGACTCACCGCCCCCGACTTGGGCATGGGCGCCTGGCGCAACGCCTCGATCCTCGCCTCCCTCACCGGCGAGGAGATCTACCCGCTGGAGCGGCGCATCGCCTTCCAGCAGTTCGGACTCCCCACCACCGCGGAGGTGCCACGATGA
- a CDS encoding L-serine ammonia-lyase: protein MAISVFDLFSVGIGPSSSHTVGPMRAARRFVVEELTALLESAEGGPLAEVSVDLYGSLAATGQGHGTFDAVLLGLEGWDAEEILPEQVEERLADMRATGTVRVAEQLGRRRDITLRTEDLVLRPLTFLPQHSNGMAITALDDDGGVLVEQTYFSIGGGFVLTVTEAEAASLGDAVESTEAEVPHPFTTAAELMEHCRSTGRAVSEVMMANETVMRPEEEVRAGVLHIWQVMEECKNSALGRAGVLPGGLNVRRRAPGWHARLTEQDPDRSYAYWQEWVNLVALAVNEENASGGRVVTAPTNGAAGIIPAVGFYATHYGPGGSFIAPEDREEAVVRYLLTAAAIGVLYKEQASISGAEVGCQGEVGSASSMAAAGLCEVLGGSAEQVENAAEIAMEHNLGLTCDPISGLVQVPCIERNAIAATKAVNAARMALMGDGQHRVSLDEVIVTMRETGADMSSKYKETAQGGLAVNVIEC, encoded by the coding sequence ATGGCGATCAGTGTCTTTGATCTGTTCAGTGTGGGGATCGGTCCGTCGTCTTCCCATACGGTGGGGCCGATGCGTGCGGCTCGTCGGTTCGTGGTCGAGGAGCTGACCGCCCTTCTGGAGTCAGCGGAAGGCGGTCCTCTCGCGGAGGTCAGTGTGGACCTCTACGGCTCCCTGGCCGCCACCGGGCAGGGCCACGGCACGTTCGACGCCGTGCTGCTGGGCCTGGAGGGTTGGGATGCTGAGGAGATCCTTCCCGAGCAGGTCGAGGAGCGGCTGGCTGATATGCGGGCCACAGGCACGGTCCGTGTGGCCGAGCAGCTGGGGCGACGTCGTGACATCACGCTGCGTACCGAGGATCTGGTGCTGAGGCCCCTGACCTTCCTGCCGCAGCACAGCAACGGAATGGCCATCACAGCCCTCGACGACGACGGCGGCGTCTTGGTCGAGCAGACCTATTTCTCCATCGGGGGAGGGTTCGTGCTCACCGTGACCGAGGCTGAGGCTGCCTCCCTGGGTGATGCCGTGGAGTCCACCGAGGCGGAGGTTCCCCACCCCTTCACCACGGCGGCCGAGCTCATGGAGCACTGCCGCAGCACCGGCCGGGCTGTCTCTGAGGTGATGATGGCCAATGAGACCGTGATGCGCCCGGAGGAGGAGGTCCGGGCTGGGGTGCTGCACATCTGGCAGGTCATGGAGGAGTGTAAGAACTCCGCGTTGGGCCGCGCCGGGGTGCTGCCGGGTGGGTTGAACGTCCGGCGTCGTGCCCCGGGGTGGCATGCCCGGCTCACGGAGCAGGATCCGGATCGGTCGTATGCGTATTGGCAGGAGTGGGTCAATCTGGTGGCTTTGGCGGTCAATGAGGAGAACGCCTCGGGTGGCCGGGTGGTGACTGCGCCGACCAACGGGGCGGCGGGGATCATTCCGGCGGTGGGGTTCTATGCGACCCATTATGGGCCGGGAGGCAGTTTCATCGCGCCGGAGGATCGTGAAGAGGCGGTGGTGCGGTATTTGCTCACTGCTGCGGCGATTGGGGTGCTGTATAAGGAGCAGGCGTCGATCTCTGGTGCTGAGGTGGGGTGTCAGGGGGAGGTGGGTTCGGCGTCTTCGATGGCGGCTGCTGGGCTTTGTGAGGTCTTGGGTGGGTCTGCGGAGCAGGTGGAGAATGCTGCGGAGATTGCGATGGAGCACAATCTGGGGTTGACCTGTGATCCGATCTCGGGGTTGGTGCAGGTGCCGTGTATTGAGCGGAATGCGATTGCGGCGACTAAGGCGGTCAATGCGGCGCGGATGGCGTTGATGGGGGATGGGCAGCATCGGGTCTCGTTGGATGAGGTGATCGTGACGATGCGTGAGACGGGGGCGGATATGTCCTCGAAGTATAAGGAGACTGCTCAGGGCGGGTTGGCTGTGAACGTCATCGAATGCTGA